From Anopheles coluzzii chromosome 3, AcolN3, whole genome shotgun sequence, the proteins below share one genomic window:
- the LOC120957284 gene encoding CCAAT/enhancer-binding protein: MESPQMYDTNQIQVRSDIKKLTMAANNSVNGANGTANGASPTNNNNNSPTAINQNTLAMKQQQQQQQQQHQQVQQQQVQQQQVQQQQQQVQPQQQVQLGQHAATNGASGGLLSNGNLLSKQMLQQIQYSQSELDELTSQEISLDLQHLIDDQFRDPEALGIFTEMVTVGSTNGTMANPLVQTAAAKALQLQQARLSQHSNGGNSYQRSLAYMPQPVHTGAAYGSTSSDENSSVGSSADSANIKEEPVDPNEYRRQLLANGASGGAQFMGTINGYPGLPGAGGGGAATPNGVPGALGASGGGGTTPSYVTNGNGNSFSSLTPATVLHHQALPHLSGAAHLANLTKHSKMLPHVGRKTQQKVVDKGTDEYRRRRERNNIAVRKSREKAKVRSREVEEKVKTLLKEKDVLIRKIEEKNNEIALYKQLYMHLMNHSNPEINQICRSALNLSNMGDHM; encoded by the coding sequence ATGGAATCGCCGCAAATGTACGATACGAATCAAATCCAAGTGCGCAGTGATATCAAGAAGCTAACGATGGCCGCGAACAATAGCGTGAACGGTGCGAACGGCACGGCCAACGGGGCCTCGCcgaccaacaacaacaacaactcacCGACCGCGATTAATCAGAACACGCTGGcgatgaagcagcagcagcagcagcagcaacagcagcaccagcaggtccagcagcagcaggtccagcagcagcaggtccaacagcagcagcagcaggttcagCCCCAGCAGCAAGTGCAGCTCGGTCAGCACGCCGCCACCAACGGTGCGTCCGGCGGTCTGCTCTCCAACGGTAACCTCCTGTCCAAGCAGATGCTGCAGCAAATCCAGTACTCCCAGTCCGAGCTGGACGAGCTCACGTCCCAGGAGATCTCGCTCGATCTGCAGCACCTGATCGACGACCAGTTCCGCGACCCGGAAGCGCTCGGCATCTTCACCGAGATGGTGACGGTCGGCAGCACCAACGGTACGATGGCGAACCCGCTCGTCCAGACGGCCGCCGCCAAGGCGCTCCAGCTCCAGCAGGCCCGGCTCTCGCAGCACTCGAACGGTGGCAACAGCTACCAGCGCTCGCTCGCCTACATGCCCCAGCCGGTGCATACGGGCGCCGCGTACGGCAGCACCTCGAGCGACGAGAACAGCTCCGTCGGCTCGTCCGCCGACTCGGCCAACATCAAGGAGGAGCCCGTCGACCCGAACGAGTACCGCCGGCAGCTGCTCGCGAACGGTGCCTCCGGGGGCGCCCAGTTTATGGGCACCATCAACGGGTACCCGGGGCTGCCGGGggccggcggcggtggcgcgGCAACACCCAACGGTGTTCccggggcgctcggtgcgtcCGGGGGCGGCGGCACCACCCCCAGCTACGTCACCAACGGCAACGGTAACAGCTTCTCCAGCCTAACGCCCGCGACCGTGCTGCACCATCAGGCGCTACCGCATCTGTCCGGCGCCGCCCATCTCGCCAACCTGACCAAGCACAGCAAGATGCTGCCGCACGTCGGGCGCAAAACGCAGCAAAAGGTGGTGGACAAGGGCACGGACGAGTACCGGAGGCGGCGCGAGCGGAACAACATCGCGGTGCGGAAGTCGCGCGAAAAGGCGAAGGTGCGGTCGCGCGAGGTCGAGGAAAAGGTGAAGACGCTGCTAAAGGAGAAGGACGTGCTGATACGCAAGATCGAGGAGAAGAACAACGAGATCGCGCTGTACAAGCAGCTGTACATGCACCTGATGAACCACAGCAACCCGGAGATCAACCAGATATGTCGCAGCGCGCTGAACCTGTCCAACATGGGCGACCACATGTGA